The window CAGGTCCCCCAGTACTCGGTCCCGGTCGCCGGGTCATAGGAGGAGTCGAAGGTCACGGCGACGCGGTCGACCTCCAGGTCGCAATGGGCGGCGGTGAGGAACACCGTCGGGGCGATGAGTGTGCCCGAGCAGGCCGCCCAGGTGCCGTCGGGATAGGCCTGCGGCGCCAGCAGCGCACCGACCTGCGGATGGCCGTCGCCGTCGGGGATGCCGTAGGTGATCGCCCCCGCGGGGGCTGCCAGCACCAGGGCGGCCAGGATCGCGATGCCGGCCAGCATGACGCCTCGTCGCATCATGACGTCCTCCCGTCGAAGGTCCAAGCGCCAAGGCGGCGGCCAGTTCCTGCCTTGTAAGCGCAACCGGACGAACTGGCGTTACAGGGGCACGCCCCCGACGACCCTGGCGTCCCGGCGCATCCAGATGCGCTCCCCACCACCGGCGTTGGCTTCAAGAGTGGCCCGCCAGTTCGGCCATGCGTCGGTCGGGGCTTGGCTGGCGGGGTCGTCGGCTGTAACAGGACCTGCTTGGCCGACGGTGTACCGGGTGGTGGGGGTAGTCGACCTAGGGAGGGTGCTCATCATGCACCTACGTCGGGCATTGCTCGTCCTCATGACGGCGGCCGTGCTCTGTCTGTCGGGGCTGGCCTCGATGGCCGCCGCATCGCCGGCCGGAGTGACCGCGGCCACACCGGCGGAGCTGACCGCCATCTGCGAAGACCTGTTCGCCGGCGTCTACGAGACCCCGAGCAGCGAACCGCTCGCCGTCTGCCAGTGGGACATGGCGCTGATCGACGCCAACGCCTCGGCCTGGTCCAATGCCACCGGTGCGGGCGTGACCATCGGCATCCTCGACAGCGGTATCGACCCGACCCATCCCGACATCGCGCCCAACCTGGATCTGGCCCGCTCCTGCTCGTTCATCAGCCCGGGCACGCCGACCGCCGATCCGGTGGAGGTGGCCACCAGCTGCGACAACAAGGCCGCGGTCCGCGACCTGTACGGCCACGGCACCCACGTGGCCTCCATCGCGGCCGCCCCCGTCAACGGCATCGGGATCGCCGGCGTGGCCCCCGAGGCGACCCTGGTCGCCCTCAAGGCCTGCACGGCCGGGGGCTTCTGCTTTGTCGACTCGGTCGCGGCCGCCCTGCGCTATGCCGGCGACCAGCGGCTGGATGTCGTGAACATGAGCCTGTTCGCCGACCCCTACCTCTACTACTGCCGCAGCGAGGCCGAGCAGCGGGCGATGCTCAAGGAGCTCCAGTCGGCCGCCCGCTACGCCCAGCAGCGCGGCGTCCTGCTGGTCGCCTCGGCCGGGAACGAGGCCGACGACCTCCAGCACCCGACGATCGACGAGATCAGCCCCGACTATCCGCCCGACAGCGCCGAGACCCGCCGGGTCCGCAACAACTGCCGGGTCGCTCCGGCCGAGCTGCCGGGCGTGGTGACGGTGTCGGCCACCGGTCCGGTCGGCTACCCCGGCTACACCCTGAACATCGCCGAGTACTCCTCGGTCGGCATGGGCGTGGTCGACGTGACCGCTCCCGGCGGCGACTACTTCTCAGCCACCGACACCGTCCAGGACGCCGTGCTCGGGGCGCTCCCGAACACGCCGTCGGTTCTCTGGGACGCCTTCGACCCGCTGGAGCCCGACCTGCCCGGCCTCACCGTGGTCGACCAGGGCGCCCGCTATGCCTTCCTGAACGGCACCTCGATGGCGGCCCCCCATGCCGCTGGGGTCGCCGCCCTGATCCGCCAGGTCCACCCGGAGTGGTCGCAGGGGGCGGTCGCGGCCGCGCTGGAACGCTCGGCCACCCCCCTCGCCTGCCCGGTCGACTGGGAGCCGATCAACGAGGACGATGACCGCCAACGCTGCTATGGCAGCGCCAACCGCAACTCCTTCTTCGGCGCCGGCATCGTGAACGCCGCCCGAGCGGCCGCGCTGTAGTCGAAGCTGGACACTGTTGGAGCCCCGGCCCAGCCGGGGCTCCAACCCGTCCACGCCATGCGGTGGACTGGCAGGTCGCCTGGTTGCAGGATGGGCAGATGGACTCCACCCCACGTCCGGTGCTCCCGGGCGCCGTTGGACCGCCGAGACCGGGCCAACCGGAGGTACGGCGGTCGGGGCGCCGACGGCGTCCCACCGGCGCCCCGCCTCCGCTGCCGCGCAGTATCCAGCCCACCGGCGTCTGGTGGGCGGCCGCCGCCGTGGTCCTCGTCGCGCTGGCCAGGATCGCCTTCGGTCCGGCCCGGCGCAGCCTTGGCGTGGCCGTGACGGCGTGGGATGACGCGGTGGTGCGCTGGCTGGCCGGGCTGCGGCTTCCCGGCCTGACCGGCTTGATGGAGGCGATTGTCGCCTCGACCGGATCGGTCGGCATGGTCGGGGCGCTGCGCTGGGCGACCGTGGTCGCATTGCTGGTGTTGCGGCGCTTCCGCCACCTGGTTGTGTTCGTGGGCTCGTTCCTGGCCGTCCTGCTGGTGGTCCGGTTGGCGACGGTGGATCGCCCGCGGCCGTTCGGGGTGGAGCTGCGCGGCAGTTGGGCCGGCTGGGCGATGCCGTCCCGGCCGGTCGCCATCCTCGCCGCGACCCTGGTCGGTGTGCTCTATACGCTGGTCCCGGTGGGCCGCTGGCGGCAGCTCGGCAAATTGGTCGCCACAGGCCTGGTCGCGGCGTTCGCCCTGGCCCGGATCCACCTCGGCGTGGACGCTCCCACCGACGCGCTCCTGGGCGCCGTCATCGGAGTCGCGGTCTCGGTTGTCGCCTACCGGCTGTTTGTGCCCAACGAGATCTTCCCGGTCGCTTACAAGCGGGGCCGCAGCGCCCACCTGGATGTGGGCGGCCGCCGTGGCGAGGCCATCCGCCATGCCCTGGCCGACCAGCTCGGGCTGACCGCGCTGGAGGTCAAGCCGTTCGGGCTGTCCGGGTCGGCCGGGTCGACCCCGCTCCGCATCCAGGTCCAGGACCGGGCCGGGAATCCCCGCCATGTCTTCGGCAAGCTGTACGCCAAGAGCCATCTCCGTGCCGACCGCTCCTACAAGCTCGTCCGGGCCCTGCTGTATGGGCGGCTGGAGGATGAGAAGCCCTTCAACACCGTCAAGCGGCTGGTCCAGCAGGAGGACTACGCGCTGGCGCTGATGCAGCGAGCCGGGCTGCCCAGCCCCGAGCCATACGGTGTGGCCGAGCTCACCCCCGAGCGGGAGTACCTGATCGTCTTCGAGTTCATCGATGGCGCCACCGAGATCGGCGAGGCCGAGGTCGACGACGCCGTCATCGACCAGGGACTGGCCATTGTCCGCCGGCTCTGGGATGCCAACCTCGCCCACCGCGACATCAAGCCGGCCAACCTGCTGGTCCGCGACGGCAAGCTCTACCTCATCGACGTGTTCTTCTCCGAGATCCATCCCAGTCCGTGGCGCCAGGCCGTCGACCTGGCCAACATGATGCTCTGCCTGGCCCTGCAGTCCAGCCCCCAGCAGGTCTACCAGCGGGCCCTCCAGCAGTTCACGGTCGGCGAGATCTCCGAGGCGTTCGCCGCCGCCCGCGGGCTGGCCCTGCCCTCCCAGCTCCGCAAGCTGATGCGCGCCCAGGGACGAAACCTGCATGCCGAGTTCGTGCGCCTGCTGCCTGAGCCACCGCGCCCGATCGGCGTCCAGCGCTGGAGCACACGACGCGTCGTCCTGCTCGCCCTCGTCCTGCTCGCCCTGATCCCGGCCATCCCGCTGGCCTGGGCGTTCGCCCGATCCAGCGCCAACCCCGGAGGCGCCGCGGCCGTCACCGGCGGGAATGGGTCCTGCACCCAGCTGGAGGAGCTGTGGCTGGAGGCACAGTCGGTGCCGTCCGCCTCTCGGATCCCATGTATTCAGGCGTTCCCAGCTGGCGTCGTCGGCGCCCTGGCTGTCCGCGACGGCGAGTCGGTGCTCGAGCTGAGCCAGGCCAGCCTTGACATCAACCTCAACACCGGCGGCCAGCCCCAGGCCGCCACCGAAGCGGGCAG is drawn from Actinomycetota bacterium and contains these coding sequences:
- a CDS encoding S8 family serine peptidase, with translation MHLRRALLVLMTAAVLCLSGLASMAAASPAGVTAATPAELTAICEDLFAGVYETPSSEPLAVCQWDMALIDANASAWSNATGAGVTIGILDSGIDPTHPDIAPNLDLARSCSFISPGTPTADPVEVATSCDNKAAVRDLYGHGTHVASIAAAPVNGIGIAGVAPEATLVALKACTAGGFCFVDSVAAALRYAGDQRLDVVNMSLFADPYLYYCRSEAEQRAMLKELQSAARYAQQRGVLLVASAGNEADDLQHPTIDEISPDYPPDSAETRRVRNNCRVAPAELPGVVTVSATGPVGYPGYTLNIAEYSSVGMGVVDVTAPGGDYFSATDTVQDAVLGALPNTPSVLWDAFDPLEPDLPGLTVVDQGARYAFLNGTSMAAPHAAGVAALIRQVHPEWSQGAVAAALERSATPLACPVDWEPINEDDDRQRCYGSANRNSFFGAGIVNAARAAAL
- a CDS encoding phosphatase PAP2 family protein, coding for MVLVALARIAFGPARRSLGVAVTAWDDAVVRWLAGLRLPGLTGLMEAIVASTGSVGMVGALRWATVVALLVLRRFRHLVVFVGSFLAVLLVVRLATVDRPRPFGVELRGSWAGWAMPSRPVAILAATLVGVLYTLVPVGRWRQLGKLVATGLVAAFALARIHLGVDAPTDALLGAVIGVAVSVVAYRLFVPNEIFPVAYKRGRSAHLDVGGRRGEAIRHALADQLGLTALEVKPFGLSGSAGSTPLRIQVQDRAGNPRHVFGKLYAKSHLRADRSYKLVRALLYGRLEDEKPFNTVKRLVQQEDYALALMQRAGLPSPEPYGVAELTPEREYLIVFEFIDGATEIGEAEVDDAVIDQGLAIVRRLWDANLAHRDIKPANLLVRDGKLYLIDVFFSEIHPSPWRQAVDLANMMLCLALQSSPQQVYQRALQQFTVGEISEAFAAARGLALPSQLRKLMRAQGRNLHAEFVRLLPEPPRPIGVQRWSTRRVVLLALVLLALIPAIPLAWAFARSSANPGGAAAVTGGNGSCTQLEELWLEAQSVPSASRIPCIQAFPAGVVGALAVRDGESVLELSQASLDINLNTGGQPQAATEAGSVTIRLTASCAQPTGDGQIIAPGVRRLRTQGPAGTPQVVDVFAGGCLTYQPEPGIGPSAPLLDQAQRAVAFRTRDELRDALRRRSGGRLHLDPEGGS